The following coding sequences are from one Syntrophus gentianae window:
- a CDS encoding sugar phosphate isomerase/epimerase family protein, whose protein sequence is MQPRIALCNIFDQDVEPLAEFASRNNFSAIDWSIDPFLPESEFLSRMKRLEDFSLRYHCRFHGVDVAYADSRGDAALDLLTRTVDLVAETGGKHMTVHSGLGNPTGEGIDESRAIDNLSILVEHGNRQGVAVALENLTTPLTNDPLRFRRIVSESNAYVTIDIGHAHAVGDASSRKSIFDDYIFPHRDRILNAHIYHTELEGYGHVPPERLSDIDGRLDLLGTASFCDWWVIELTDPAEVLRTRDLLQIYLSALPRLPEAGKSGHPLFLVAA, encoded by the coding sequence ATGCAGCCTCGGATTGCCCTGTGCAACATCTTTGATCAGGATGTGGAGCCGCTGGCGGAATTTGCTTCCCGGAACAACTTTTCGGCCATTGACTGGTCGATTGATCCTTTCCTGCCGGAAAGCGAATTTTTGTCCCGCATGAAGCGCCTCGAAGATTTTTCCCTTCGCTATCACTGCCGTTTCCATGGGGTGGATGTGGCCTATGCCGACTCGCGGGGCGATGCCGCCCTCGATCTTCTGACGAGAACCGTGGATCTGGTGGCGGAAACAGGGGGAAAGCACATGACAGTCCATTCCGGTCTCGGGAATCCCACCGGGGAGGGAATCGACGAGTCCCGTGCCATCGACAATCTTTCGATTCTCGTGGAGCACGGCAATCGCCAGGGTGTCGCCGTGGCCCTGGAAAATCTGACGACCCCCCTCACCAACGATCCTCTCCGGTTCCGGCGTATCGTTTCGGAGAGCAACGCCTATGTCACCATCGATATCGGCCACGCCCATGCCGTGGGAGACGCGTCCTCGCGGAAGAGCATTTTCGACGATTATATTTTCCCCCATCGAGACCGGATTCTCAACGCCCATATCTACCACACGGAACTCGAAGGATACGGTCATGTCCCCCCGGAACGCCTTTCCGACATCGACGGCCGGCTGGATCTTCTGGGAACGGCGTCCTTCTGCGACTGGTGGGTCATTGAACTTACCGATCCGGCTGAGGTGCTCCGCACCCGTGACCTTCTTCAAATCTATCTCTCCGCCCTCCCAAGATTGCCGGAGGCGGGAAAGAGCGGCCATCCGCTTTTCCTTGTTGCCGCATAG
- a CDS encoding phosphate ABC transporter substrate-binding protein, whose translation MKKNPIVIFLAVIFSVFIVNSFVIAGELDAFKGQKGTLKISGGTAHIPVMKEAAQRIMSAYPDIQISIAAGGSGVGIKQVGEGLVNIGNTGRKPTDDEIARYSLKLYQWALDGVGVVVHPKNKVKGLSKAQVADIYAGKISNWKEVGGESRKINLYTRDEASGTREVFWEKALNKGVISPSANVVVSNGAMKSAVAQDPYGIGYVSVGHIDRTVTPVALDGVVPTIQTVIKGSYKISRGLYSNTKGEPTGLTKAFIDYLYTPEGRKIIQKHGFIPFP comes from the coding sequence ATGAAGAAAAATCCTATCGTTATCTTCCTTGCTGTGATCTTTTCCGTCTTCATTGTGAATTCCTTCGTCATCGCCGGAGAGCTGGACGCTTTCAAGGGACAGAAGGGAACCTTGAAGATATCGGGCGGCACGGCCCATATCCCGGTCATGAAAGAGGCGGCTCAGAGAATCATGAGTGCCTATCCCGATATCCAGATCAGCATCGCCGCCGGTGGCTCCGGCGTCGGGATCAAGCAGGTCGGCGAAGGACTGGTCAACATTGGCAACACGGGGAGGAAACCGACGGACGACGAGATTGCCCGCTATTCACTCAAGCTGTATCAGTGGGCCTTGGACGGCGTGGGCGTGGTTGTCCATCCCAAAAACAAAGTCAAGGGGCTCAGCAAGGCCCAGGTAGCGGATATCTACGCGGGCAAGATCAGCAATTGGAAGGAAGTGGGCGGTGAAAGCAGGAAAATCAATCTGTACACCCGCGATGAAGCCAGCGGAACCCGCGAGGTCTTCTGGGAGAAAGCCCTGAACAAGGGGGTGATTTCCCCGAGCGCCAATGTCGTGGTTTCCAACGGGGCGATGAAATCGGCGGTTGCCCAGGATCCTTACGGGATCGGCTATGTATCCGTCGGCCATATCGACCGCACCGTGACGCCGGTTGCTCTGGACGGCGTGGTTCCGACGATCCAGACAGTGATCAAGGGCAGTTATAAAATTTCCCGGGGGCTTTACAGCAACACCAAAGGGGAACCGACCGGCCTGACCAAGGCCTTTATCGACTACCTGTATACCCCGGAAGGCCGTAAGATCATCCAGAAACACGGCTTTATTCCCTTTCCATGA
- the apgM gene encoding alkaline phosphatase family protein: MRCILLLLDGLGDRSHPVLKGRTPLQAAHTPNLDAIAARGMNGLFHSHLQGAALPSELAHFIMFGYRIEEFPGRGAVEALGEGLDIREGEVALLSRIFSVSEAENSLILRHEDPALDRESCRIFQKAVGHFRKDGIEAEFRPTQGIGGILLLRGSVSSAVTDSNPIIEGRPLMEVLPLRSMAENPRARKTAGFLNAYLRWSYRTLSEHPLNSKRLKKGLPPINAVGTQRAGMLGRLPSFAEKWGLRGLMIASGAVYQGIGQVVGMETLKVEDSDDPGRDLRQRLEMAHKARAFDFIHVHTKATDEAGHTRDPLIKKRVIEALDTALDYAVEEILPDEEVLFVVTADHSTASSGTMIHTGENVPLVMNGKYIRRDSVRKFDEISCATGGLSLVRGRELMYLILNFLDRGKLWGLMDSPDDQPFTPGRYSPLRLD, from the coding sequence ATGCGCTGCATCCTTCTTCTTCTCGACGGCCTTGGTGACCGGAGTCACCCGGTTCTGAAGGGCAGGACCCCCCTCCAGGCCGCTCATACCCCGAACCTTGACGCGATTGCAGCACGCGGCATGAACGGCCTCTTCCATTCCCATCTCCAGGGCGCAGCCCTGCCCAGTGAACTGGCCCACTTTATCATGTTCGGCTACCGGATTGAGGAATTTCCGGGACGGGGCGCCGTGGAGGCCCTCGGGGAAGGGCTTGACATCCGGGAGGGCGAGGTGGCCCTCCTGTCCCGCATCTTTTCCGTATCCGAAGCGGAGAATTCCCTGATTCTCCGCCATGAAGATCCCGCCCTGGATCGGGAAAGCTGCCGGATTTTCCAGAAAGCCGTCGGACATTTCCGGAAGGACGGTATCGAGGCCGAGTTTCGGCCCACTCAGGGAATCGGCGGTATTCTCCTTCTCCGGGGAAGCGTATCGAGTGCTGTCACCGATTCCAACCCGATTATCGAGGGACGTCCCCTCATGGAGGTCCTCCCGCTGCGCTCCATGGCCGAGAATCCCCGTGCGCGGAAAACGGCCGGATTTCTCAACGCCTATCTTCGCTGGAGCTATCGGACCCTTTCGGAGCATCCCCTCAATTCCAAGCGCCTGAAAAAAGGCCTTCCGCCCATCAATGCCGTGGGAACCCAGCGGGCCGGGATGCTGGGCAGACTTCCCTCCTTTGCGGAAAAGTGGGGGCTCCGGGGATTGATGATCGCTTCGGGCGCCGTTTATCAGGGAATAGGGCAGGTCGTGGGGATGGAGACCCTCAAGGTCGAGGATTCCGATGACCCGGGCCGGGACCTTCGGCAGCGCCTGGAGATGGCTCACAAGGCGCGGGCGTTCGATTTTATTCACGTCCATACGAAGGCCACGGACGAGGCGGGGCACACAAGAGACCCCCTGATCAAAAAACGGGTCATTGAAGCGCTCGATACGGCCCTTGACTATGCCGTCGAAGAGATCCTTCCCGATGAGGAGGTCCTCTTTGTCGTGACCGCCGATCACTCCACCGCTTCCTCCGGGACGATGATCCATACCGGCGAAAATGTGCCCCTTGTGATGAACGGGAAATACATCCGGAGGGATTCCGTCCGGAAATTCGACGAAATAAGCTGTGCAACAGGGGGGCTCAGCCTTGTCCGGGGAAGGGAACTCATGTATCTGATTCTGAACTTCCTGGATCGGGGGAAACTCTGGGGGCTCATGGATTCGCCGGATGACCAACCCTTCACCCCGGGCCGATATTCGCCCCTGCGGTTGGATTGA
- the pstC gene encoding phosphate ABC transporter permease subunit PstC — protein sequence MKSWRECLVEKVFLLSTLISSSLTLLVLGFMAFMALPVLRGGGLFRLLTEPWAPQQGFYGIYPMIVSTAVLSLLSLVFAFPLSLGCSFLISAISPKSLSAVFRRMVQMMTGIPTVIYGFVGIFLLVPVIREVFQSGSGMCLLSASLMLGVLISPTMILFFCDSFDRVPRSFINAAASLGADRAQTLLHVVLPSARKGIVIGILLAFGRAVGDTLISLMIAGNSVMMPGSLLDSVRTLTAQIALVIAADYESPEFRSIFACGLVLYLFISLVILIVRRLAFREMEGQA from the coding sequence ATGAAAAGCTGGAGGGAATGCCTGGTTGAGAAGGTCTTCCTTCTCTCCACGCTGATCAGTTCTTCCCTGACCCTGCTGGTTCTCGGCTTCATGGCGTTCATGGCTCTCCCAGTCCTGCGCGGCGGAGGCCTCTTCCGTCTCCTTACAGAGCCATGGGCGCCTCAACAGGGTTTCTATGGGATTTATCCCATGATCGTGAGCACGGCGGTTTTGTCCCTTCTCAGCCTGGTCTTCGCCTTTCCGCTGAGTCTCGGCTGTTCCTTCCTCATCAGCGCCATCAGCCCGAAATCGCTCAGTGCGGTTTTTCGGCGGATGGTTCAGATGATGACGGGAATTCCAACCGTCATCTATGGCTTTGTCGGCATTTTTCTCCTCGTTCCCGTCATCCGGGAAGTCTTCCAGAGCGGCTCCGGGATGTGCCTTCTTTCGGCGTCCCTGATGCTGGGCGTCCTGATCTCGCCGACGATGATCCTCTTTTTCTGCGACAGTTTCGACCGGGTGCCCCGCTCCTTTATCAACGCCGCCGCTTCCCTCGGAGCGGACCGAGCGCAGACGCTCTTGCATGTGGTGCTTCCTTCCGCCAGGAAGGGAATCGTTATCGGGATACTTCTCGCCTTTGGCAGGGCCGTGGGGGATACCCTCATCTCTCTTATGATTGCGGGAAACTCCGTCATGATGCCGGGATCGCTCCTGGACTCCGTGAGGACACTGACGGCGCAGATCGCCCTGGTCATTGCCGCCGATTACGAAAGTCCGGAGTTCCGATCCATCTTTGCCTGCGGTCTGGTACTCTATCTTTTCATTTCTCTCGTGATTCTGATTGTCCGGCGTCTGGCCTTTCGGGAAATGGAGGGGCAGGCGTGA
- a CDS encoding nicotinate-nucleotide adenylyltransferase, producing MTERGLPDANMGVIHGRFQVFHNDHLVYLLSGRALCRHLVVGITNPDPILTRSESADPKRSDPAANPLTYFERYLMVRSALEEAGIESSCFSVVPFPINIPELYRHYVPLDALFFLSIYDAWGRRKLEYFQSLGLKTHVLREVPPDQKGLSGTDVRRRMAQNEPWEELVPPAVTRLMKKWDIPARLRNIWQPA from the coding sequence ATGACAGAGAGAGGTCTTCCCGATGCGAACATGGGGGTCATTCACGGCCGGTTTCAGGTCTTTCATAACGATCACCTCGTCTATCTCCTGTCGGGCAGAGCCCTCTGCCGACACCTGGTCGTGGGAATCACCAACCCGGACCCGATCCTTACAAGGAGTGAGAGTGCGGACCCGAAACGGAGCGATCCCGCGGCCAATCCGCTGACCTACTTCGAACGGTACCTGATGGTCCGTTCCGCCCTTGAAGAAGCGGGGATCGAATCATCCTGCTTTTCCGTCGTGCCTTTCCCCATAAACATCCCGGAACTTTACCGGCACTACGTTCCCCTCGATGCCCTGTTTTTCCTCTCCATTTACGACGCCTGGGGAAGGCGGAAACTGGAATATTTTCAATCCCTCGGGCTGAAGACCCATGTTCTTCGGGAGGTTCCCCCGGATCAGAAGGGATTGAGTGGCACAGACGTCCGCCGCCGGATGGCGCAGAACGAACCCTGGGAAGAGCTGGTTCCCCCCGCCGTGACCCGTCTCATGAAAAAGTGGGACATTCCTGCCCGTCTCAGAAATATCTGGCAACCTGCCTAA